From the genome of Pseudomonas mohnii:
CCGAATGGGTGGCCGGATCGATCGCCGGGCGCGTGTCGAACATATTCTTGAAGCCCTGGGTGCCCCAGGCGAAAACGAAGAGGGTCAGGATGATCCACGGCATCCATGCGCGCATCACCGCAGGCTTGGCATCGCTGGCAAAGGTCGCGGTCGGCTCGGGTTTGGTCTCGTGTTCGGTATCGATTTTCGAGTTGTCGACCCGTCCGGAAAGGGCGGCTGAGGTATGCACCGTGGCCGGTTTCCAGACCTTGAGGAAACCGGTCAGGCAGGCCATGGAAATCAGCGCGGCGATCACATCCACCAGCATGGGCCCGTGATAGTTGGACACCAGGAACTGCGGCACGGCAAAGGTGACCCCGGCCACCAAGATCGCCGGCCAGATTTCCAGCATCTTGCGCCAACCGGCGAAGGCCCAGATCAGCCAGAACGGCACGATCACCGAGAAGAACGGCAGTTGCCGGCCGACCATCATCGACAGCTCCATTTCATCCAGCCCGGTGACTTTGGCCAGGGTGATGATCGGCGTGCCCAGGGCGCCGAAAGCCACCGGCGCGGTGTTGGCGATCAGCGCCAGACCGGAGGCCGCCAGCGGTGAGAAGCCCAGGCCGATCAGAATCGCCCCGGTCACCGCCACGGGCGTACCGAAACCGGCCGCCCCCTCGAAGAACGCGCCGAAGCAGAAGGCGATCAGCAACAGTTGCAGGCGGCGGTCGTCGGTGATTCTCGCCAGGGAATCCTGCAGCACTTTGAACGAGCCGTTTTCGGTGGTCAGCCGGTGCAGGAAGATGATGTTCAGCACGATCCAGCCAATCGGCAGCAAACCATTGGCGGCACCGTACAACGCGGCCGACCCGGCCATGTTGGCGGGCATGCCAAAGGCGAAGATCGCGATCAGCAAGGCGGAGGTGAGGGCGAGCAGCGCCGCCAGGTGCGCCTTGACGTGAAAAAACGCCAGGGAGGCCAGCATCACCACCACCGGCACGGCCGCCATGAGGGTCGAAAGCACCGGGTTATTGAACGGATCGTAGACTTGCTGCCAGACCATGTTCCACCTCTGCTTTTTATTGTTGGAAGTGCAGACCCCTGAGGGGAGGTGGCTTTCAGTATAGGAGGCATTACGCCGCTGTCAGGGGGGAGCCTCCGGTCCTGTGGATCAGCGCTATTTGGCGTGGCTGAGCTAGCATGGCGGATAGGGTCCACATCCAGTACGGAGAGGAATGCCGCAATGACTGAGCGCCATCTGATTCACAAGGAAACGCTGTCGAATGGATGCAGCATCGAGGTCAAGGCCGAAATCCTCAGGGACGGCTCGCTGGGGATGTTCATCGGTGTTTACCGGCCGGACGGCACGGTCATTGAAGAGAACCCTGATCCCAAGCCGCACATGCTGGACATGGAAGCGGCGATGGATTGGGGCATCGATATTGCCAAGGGCATCGGCAACAGTCAGAGGACGTTGTAGAGGTGGGTGCCGCACCATTGCGCAGGGCACAAAACCCGTAGGAGCTGGCAAGCCAGCTCCTGCAGGTCGGTTACAGGTCGTAGAGGGTCGGTGGGCTCAAGGCTGTTGCAGCGTTGCGCCGGCCACTCCCGTCGCTTTGGCCTTGGGTTTGGAGAACTTCCACGCGTCACCCGCCGGCGCCGTGCCCTTGTCATAAGGTTTGCCCAGCAGCATGTAGACCAGCCCGGCGCCCATCACCACCAGCGTGGTCAGGATCATCGAGTAGTTGATGTACCACGCGGCATCGGGCGAGCGCGGCCAGACCATGTTGACGATGGCGCACACGCCGTAGACCAGCGCAGCCAGGTTCACCCACAAGCCCCAGGCGCCGAGGGTGAATTGACCGTTCGGACGCCAGCCCTTGGCCCTGGCGATCAACGCGGCGACCACGATCAACTGGAAGGCCACGTAGATACCAATCGCGGCGAAGCCGACGATGGTGGCCACGGCATCGGCCATGAACATGCCCAGGCAGACAATCGCTGCCGGCACCAGGCCGCTGACCAGCAGGGCGAACGAAGGCACATGGTTGGCCGACAGGCGCTTGAACAGCGAACTGCCGACGATCATTTCGTCGCGGGCGTAGGCGAACAACAGCCGACTGGCCGCCGCTTGCAGGCTCAGCACGCAGGAAATGAACGACACCATGACCACGGCCATGACCAGGCGGGAACCGACCGGGCCGAAGGCATTGGCCAGGATGGTGGCGACCGGGTCGGTGTCTTCACCGGCCAGGACCTTGGCCATGTCCGGCACCGAGAGGATCAGCGCCAGGCAGGCAAACATCGCCGCTGCACCACCGATGTAGATGGTCATGCGCATGGCTTTGGGAATGCGCTTGCCCGGGTTCGGCGTTTCTTCGGCGACATCGCCGCAGGCCTCGAAACCGTAGTACTGGAACAGGCCGGCCAACGACGCCGCCAGGAACGCCGGCAGGTACGAGCCATTCACCTCGAGGTTGAAGGTGTTGAACAGCACGCTGAGCGGCTGGTGACGTTCGAAGATCAGCAGGTAGCCGCCGACCAGAATCGCGCCGACCAACTCGCACAGAAAGCCGAACATCGCCACCCGCGCCAACAGTTTGGTGCCCACCAGATTCAGCGCCGTGGAGAGCAGGATGATCGCCAGGGCGATGAGGATGTTGGACTCGGGACCGGGCTTGAAGCCGAGCATGATCGCCAGATAAGGCCCGGCACCCACCGCGACCCCGGCGATGGTCGCGCACAAGGCCCAGGCATACACCCAGCCGACCATCCACGCCCAGCGCTTGCCCACCAGCCGGCGGGCCCAAGGGTACACGCCGCCGGAAATCGGGAATTGCGATACCACTTCACCGAAGATCAGGCACACCAGCATCTGCCCGGCGCCGATCAACAAGTAAGACCAGAACATTGGCGGGCCGCCGGCGGCCAGGCACAAACCGAACAGGGTATAGACGCCGACGACCGGCGACAGGTAAGTAAAGCCCAGGGAGAAGTTCTCCCACAGGCTCATGCTGCGATTGAAATCCGAACTGTAGCCGAGGGCGCGGAGCTGTTCCGCATCCTGGTCGTCGCTGACGCTTGCACGCGCGTTAGGTGAGCCACTCATGTTATTTCCTCATTATCAATGGCAGTGATTGGGTTCTGACCTTTGTTTCGCCACGGCTCCCTTGCAGGAGCTCGCTCCTGCAAGGGATAAAGGCGTTATTTTTCTTAAGCCTGCTTTGTCACTTCGCTGTCGCGCCCGTCGTCGTATTGCGACAACCACTGCACCGCCGCATCGCGATAACGGCTGAAGCCCTTGTAGTCGACCAGTTGCTGATCCAGGTCGCGCAGCACCCGGTGCATGCGCCGGGCCCAGGCCGGGTTGGTGGCGATGTCTTCGAGGCTGAGCAGGTAGGTGCGGATCGGGAAGACGATGGCGTTGCTGCGCGGCAGGCGATGCAGCGGTTGCAACTCAATGCGCAGGTAAACCAGTTTGCCGGCATTTTCCGCGGTCACGATGGTCCGGTCCGGTGCCCATTCCGGCAGGCTTTCGGCCGAGACCTCGAGGCGCGGGTTGACCGTCAGCGACCAGTTCAGACGCCGCACCGGATGCCCGGTGCGCAGGCGCAGCAGGAACTTCAGCGCACGGTCGAGCATGCCGATTTCTTTCACCAGCGGCACCGGGCCGTGGAATTCTTCCCAGCTCATGCCGAGGTTGAATCGCAGCGAATAATCGGCGCGCTGGGTGGCGATGCCCGCTCCCCAGTACAGTGTGCCGTCGCGCTCCTCTTGCAACACCCAGTCGCCCTGGGCCTGGCGGGTCACGTACTCCATCGGCTCGTAGGGCAGGGTGGCCGGGTCACCGAAAGTGAAGCGGTCGTCAATGTCCAGCAACCGGTTGGTCCAGTGCCACTGGCGGCCTTCACGCTCCAGGCTGAAGTACTGCGGGTAGTCCCGGGCGTAGGATTCCATGATCAGTTCGAGCAAATCCCATTGCGCCTCCATCATGTGCGGCGCCGAGACATAGTGCATGCCCGGGTCTTTCTCCAGGGTGATCGCCCGGTCGCGGCATTCGCTGATGTAATGCTCATCGATATCGAACGCGGCGCGGAAGGCACCGTCTCCCACCGAGACATGGGGCTCGAGGTTCATCGAGTACATGTAATTGTCATCGGGAAACGGGAAGGGCGCGCGGGCGATGCATTCCGGGCTGTTGGCGAAGGTGTAGTCGTCGCGGTAGGTTTCGTCGGGATTGAATGGGATGTTCATTGTTTTTTTTCTCCGTCGATCAGAGGTCGATGACCAGGCGATTGCATTTGGCGCGGGACACGCAGGGCATGATTTTCTTGCCGCTGGTTTTGTCCTCGTCGGACAGCCAGTCATCGGTGTGCAGCAGCTCGCCGTCGAGCTCCAGCACCTCGGTTTCGCAGTGGCCACAGGCGCCGCCACGGCACAGGTAAGGCATGCTGTAACCGGCGGCTTCCACGGCTTCGAGCATGGTCTGGTCGGGCGAGACCTCGATGGTCGCGCCACTGCGGCCCAGGGTGAAACTGAAGGCTTCGCCGCCGCTGCTTTGCTCCAGGAAACGTTCGAAGTGCACGTGGCTGTCGGTCCAGCCCAATTCGCGGGCGCAGGCCAGGGTGGCATCGATCATGCTGTCCGGGCCGCAGGCGTACACGTGACTGCCGAGCGGGCGATCGGCCAGGACCCGGCCGATGTCCATGCGCGCTTCGATGCCCTTGCGATACAGGTGA
Proteins encoded in this window:
- a CDS encoding L-lactate permease, whose product is MVWQQVYDPFNNPVLSTLMAAVPVVVMLASLAFFHVKAHLAALLALTSALLIAIFAFGMPANMAGSAALYGAANGLLPIGWIVLNIIFLHRLTTENGSFKVLQDSLARITDDRRLQLLLIAFCFGAFFEGAAGFGTPVAVTGAILIGLGFSPLAASGLALIANTAPVAFGALGTPIITLAKVTGLDEMELSMMVGRQLPFFSVIVPFWLIWAFAGWRKMLEIWPAILVAGVTFAVPQFLVSNYHGPMLVDVIAALISMACLTGFLKVWKPATVHTSAALSGRVDNSKIDTEHETKPEPTATFASDAKPAVMRAWMPWIILTLFVFAWGTQGFKNMFDTRPAIDPATHSAKLDPQGKPLSEANPLFAPVLTFTTIHQQIEKVPPVVPAPKTEDAVYKFTWFTATGSGILLAAILGGLLMGYSIPQLISQYLRTLWVVRYSLITITAMLALGFLTRYSGLDATMGLAFAATGIFYPMFGTLLGWLGVALTGSDTASNVLFGGLQRVTSEQLGLSPVLMAAANSSGGVMGKMVDAQSIVVASTATRWYGHEGEILRYVFFHSIVLAILVGGLVTLQAYVAPFSHMVVGGH
- a CDS encoding heme-dependent oxidative N-demethylase family protein; protein product: MNIPFNPDETYRDDYTFANSPECIARAPFPFPDDNYMYSMNLEPHVSVGDGAFRAAFDIDEHYISECRDRAITLEKDPGMHYVSAPHMMEAQWDLLELIMESYARDYPQYFSLEREGRQWHWTNRLLDIDDRFTFGDPATLPYEPMEYVTRQAQGDWVLQEERDGTLYWGAGIATQRADYSLRFNLGMSWEEFHGPVPLVKEIGMLDRALKFLLRLRTGHPVRRLNWSLTVNPRLEVSAESLPEWAPDRTIVTAENAGKLVYLRIELQPLHRLPRSNAIVFPIRTYLLSLEDIATNPAWARRMHRVLRDLDQQLVDYKGFSRYRDAAVQWLSQYDDGRDSEVTKQA
- a CDS encoding APC family permease codes for the protein MSGSPNARASVSDDQDAEQLRALGYSSDFNRSMSLWENFSLGFTYLSPVVGVYTLFGLCLAAGGPPMFWSYLLIGAGQMLVCLIFGEVVSQFPISGGVYPWARRLVGKRWAWMVGWVYAWALCATIAGVAVGAGPYLAIMLGFKPGPESNILIALAIILLSTALNLVGTKLLARVAMFGFLCELVGAILVGGYLLIFERHQPLSVLFNTFNLEVNGSYLPAFLAASLAGLFQYYGFEACGDVAEETPNPGKRIPKAMRMTIYIGGAAAMFACLALILSVPDMAKVLAGEDTDPVATILANAFGPVGSRLVMAVVMVSFISCVLSLQAAASRLLFAYARDEMIVGSSLFKRLSANHVPSFALLVSGLVPAAIVCLGMFMADAVATIVGFAAIGIYVAFQLIVVAALIARAKGWRPNGQFTLGAWGLWVNLAALVYGVCAIVNMVWPRSPDAAWYINYSMILTTLVVMGAGLVYMLLGKPYDKGTAPAGDAWKFSKPKAKATGVAGATLQQP